A genomic stretch from Methylorubrum extorquens includes:
- a CDS encoding conserved protein of unknown function (Evidence 4 : Unknown function but conserved in other organisms): MRLLTNGTTRLVLVIGHYAIKIPRSQTGRRCNAHEAEIWRESSPERRAILCPILAALPGGWLVVMAAAEPISETEAEALLEGWGFPDWDYVPGGRGEPFEYKASDWGRLSGKLVAVDYSAPALDVDEEG, translated from the coding sequence ATGCGCCTGCTAACGAATGGAACGACGCGCCTCGTGCTGGTGATCGGGCACTACGCCATCAAGATCCCGCGGAGCCAAACGGGTCGCCGCTGCAATGCCCACGAGGCTGAGATCTGGCGCGAGTCCTCACCCGAGCGGAGGGCGATCTTATGCCCGATCCTGGCGGCGCTGCCGGGCGGTTGGCTTGTCGTCATGGCCGCGGCCGAACCGATCAGCGAGACCGAGGCAGAAGCGCTGCTCGAAGGCTGGGGCTTTCCTGACTGGGATTACGTGCCCGGCGGCCGGGGCGAGCCCTTCGAATACAAGGCGTCCGATTGGGGCCGCCTCTCCGGCAAGCTCGTCGCCGTCGACTATTCGGCACCTGCTCTCGACGTGGATGAGGAGGGCTGA
- a CDS encoding Phage integrase family produces the protein MPAEHELHAPGLKRMKRHNGRVDLYWVADEKLVAKGFTPKTVRLFGDWPSQEIASRCAILQAEMLEWAAGREPGRNAFALGTIGWICRAFETDPDSPIHERRRDTRVFYGKYIRHLVVAAGDEHMADIIGRDVRRWHRTWTDEIGERGAYACIQTLRRVVNYGCELRDRDAIELAPVLTKTTFRQPRARKLRPSHEMIVALRTAAHDAGRPSIALAVTLQFELGLRQKDVIGEWDRPDAEARSRIAGAITDGAWVWDWGLIWNHIDGTILRKPTSKSNGNEVAEHDLSHYPELLAELPPRGVGPLVIDERSGLPWKRSHFSRTFREIARASGWPDGIWNMDSRAGAVSEAFEAGAAPADVMRTATHTQMSTTMLYNRGSVVQSGRVAELRTARRKAKPAG, from the coding sequence ATGCCAGCGGAGCACGAGTTGCACGCGCCCGGTCTTAAACGGATGAAGCGCCACAACGGGCGCGTCGATCTCTATTGGGTGGCCGACGAGAAGCTCGTCGCCAAGGGGTTCACGCCAAAGACGGTTCGCCTGTTCGGAGACTGGCCCTCGCAGGAGATCGCCTCGCGCTGCGCGATCCTGCAGGCCGAGATGTTGGAGTGGGCCGCCGGCCGCGAGCCAGGCCGGAACGCGTTCGCCCTCGGCACCATCGGCTGGATCTGTCGCGCCTTCGAGACCGACCCCGATTCGCCGATCCATGAGCGCCGGCGAGACACCCGCGTCTTCTACGGCAAATATATCCGCCACCTGGTGGTGGCCGCCGGTGACGAGCACATGGCCGACATCATCGGCCGCGACGTGCGCCGGTGGCACCGGACTTGGACGGACGAGATCGGCGAGCGCGGCGCCTACGCCTGCATCCAGACGCTCCGCCGGGTCGTGAATTATGGGTGCGAGCTTCGAGACCGCGACGCGATCGAACTGGCCCCTGTGCTGACGAAGACGACGTTCCGGCAGCCGCGCGCCCGCAAGCTCCGCCCGAGTCACGAGATGATCGTCGCTCTGCGCACCGCCGCCCACGATGCCGGCCGGCCGAGCATCGCGCTCGCGGTAACGCTTCAGTTCGAACTCGGGCTTCGGCAGAAGGACGTGATTGGCGAGTGGGACCGACCGGACGCCGAGGCGCGCAGCCGAATCGCCGGGGCCATCACGGACGGCGCATGGGTCTGGGATTGGGGCCTCATCTGGAACCACATCGACGGGACGATCCTGCGCAAGCCGACGTCGAAGTCGAACGGCAACGAGGTCGCAGAGCACGATCTCAGCCATTACCCCGAGTTGCTCGCCGAGCTGCCGCCACGCGGCGTCGGTCCGCTGGTCATCGATGAGCGGTCCGGCCTGCCGTGGAAGCGCTCGCACTTCAGTCGGACGTTCCGCGAGATCGCCAGGGCCTCCGGATGGCCCGATGGCATCTGGAACATGGACAGCAGGGCAGGGGCGGTCAGCGAGGCCTTCGAGGCGGGCGCGGCGCCGGCCGACGTGATGCGCACCGCGACCCACACTCAGATGTCGACGACGATGCTCTATAACCGGGGATCGGTGGTGCAGTCGGGTCGCGTGGCCGAGCTACGAACGGCGCGGCGGAAGGCGAAGCCTGCGGGCTGA
- a CDS encoding YqaJ-like viral recombinase yields the protein MEMIDKAGMRPTVRIHHDLHQGTEEWLAARCGLLTASEMGLIITPATLKAAKNEKERAHLYELLAQRISGYVEPHFVSFDMMRGHEDEIEALALYAKHFAPTEAVGFVTNDKWGFTIGYSPDAFVGADGLVETKSRRQKYQIETFVVHVLAETIPADYVIQIQTGLLVTERAWCDLISYSGGLPLARIRAYPDLKIQSAIVEAAEGFETRLEEARAKYLEAIEKAGNIPTVRRVEGEILA from the coding sequence ATGGAGATGATCGACAAGGCCGGGATGCGGCCGACCGTGCGCATCCACCACGACCTGCACCAGGGCACCGAGGAGTGGCTCGCGGCGCGCTGCGGCCTGCTCACCGCGAGCGAAATGGGGCTGATCATCACCCCCGCGACGCTCAAGGCCGCCAAGAACGAGAAGGAGCGCGCCCACCTCTACGAGCTGCTCGCCCAGCGCATCAGCGGCTACGTCGAGCCGCACTTCGTCAGCTTCGACATGATGCGCGGCCACGAGGACGAGATCGAGGCGCTCGCCCTCTACGCGAAGCACTTCGCCCCGACCGAGGCCGTGGGCTTCGTCACCAACGACAAATGGGGCTTCACCATCGGCTATTCGCCCGACGCCTTCGTCGGCGCCGACGGCTTGGTCGAGACGAAGTCCCGACGGCAGAAATACCAGATCGAGACCTTCGTCGTTCACGTCCTCGCGGAGACGATTCCCGCCGATTACGTGATCCAGATCCAGACCGGGCTCCTCGTCACCGAGCGGGCGTGGTGCGACCTGATCTCGTACTCGGGCGGCCTGCCGCTGGCCCGCATCCGCGCGTACCCCGACCTCAAGATCCAATCCGCGATCGTCGAGGCGGCCGAGGGCTTCGAGACCCGCCTGGAGGAGGCCCGCGCCAAGTACCTCGAAGCCATCGAGAAGGCGGGCAACATTCCGACCGTGCGCCGCGTCGAGGGGGAGATCCTCGCGTGA
- a CDS encoding putative protein-L-isoaspartate O-methyltransferase (Evidence 3 : Putative function from multiple computational evidences; Product type e : enzyme), whose product MLDYAQARRLMVDCQLRTFDVNDVAVLDAFDTVPRERFVPPGREDFAYIDQTLTFDTGADGIRAMPAPMLLARLIQALKIRPGTRALDVGTGYGYGAAMLRQLGAEVVALESDPDLIGAARERLGDTVDLVQGALTAPAKGGPFDAILVEGRVEARPQALLDQLRDDGRLVCVLGPHRNAKATLFVRAGDAFGARPLFDASLPALKSFATEPGFAF is encoded by the coding sequence ATGCTCGATTATGCTCAGGCGCGGCGCCTCATGGTCGATTGTCAGCTCCGGACCTTCGATGTGAACGACGTCGCGGTGCTCGATGCCTTCGACACCGTACCCCGCGAGCGCTTCGTCCCGCCGGGCCGCGAGGACTTCGCCTATATCGATCAGACGCTGACCTTCGATACGGGCGCGGACGGGATTCGCGCGATGCCGGCCCCGATGCTGCTGGCGCGCCTGATTCAGGCGCTCAAGATTCGTCCGGGCACCCGCGCCCTCGATGTCGGCACCGGCTACGGCTACGGCGCGGCCATGCTTCGGCAGCTCGGCGCCGAGGTCGTTGCCCTGGAATCCGACCCGGATCTCATCGGCGCCGCCCGCGAGCGCCTCGGCGACACCGTCGACCTCGTCCAGGGCGCCTTGACCGCTCCGGCCAAGGGCGGGCCTTTCGACGCCATCCTCGTCGAGGGACGAGTCGAGGCCCGGCCGCAGGCCCTGCTCGATCAGTTGCGCGACGACGGGCGCTTGGTCTGCGTGCTCGGTCCGCACCGCAACGCCAAGGCGACCCTGTTCGTGCGGGCGGGCGATGCCTTCGGGGCACGCCCGCTCTTCGATGCCTCGCTGCCGGCCCTGAAGAGCTTCGCGACCGAACCCGGCTTCGCGTTCTGA
- a CDS encoding conserved protein of unknown function (Evidence 4 : Unknown function but conserved in other organisms), producing the protein MVAYSFKKRFGPPILAGTKAQTIRADRKRHARQGEQLQLYTGMRTKHCRLLGRPTCLSVMPVRLCFSERSATELFEVGGEMLSPARMDDFAREDGFESVEDMARFWWAEHPPEEGDRIAFEGVLIRWPPLIQAAPQTEEQAA; encoded by the coding sequence GTGGTCGCCTATTCCTTCAAAAAGCGGTTCGGCCCGCCGATCCTCGCCGGCACGAAGGCGCAGACGATCCGCGCCGACCGAAAGCGTCATGCCCGCCAGGGCGAGCAGCTTCAGCTCTACACCGGGATGCGGACGAAGCACTGCCGGCTCCTCGGCCGGCCGACCTGCCTCTCCGTCATGCCGGTGCGCCTGTGCTTCTCCGAGCGCAGCGCGACCGAACTGTTCGAGGTCGGCGGCGAGATGCTGAGCCCGGCCCGGATGGACGACTTCGCCCGCGAGGACGGCTTCGAGAGCGTCGAGGACATGGCCCGGTTCTGGTGGGCCGAGCACCCGCCGGAGGAGGGCGATCGCATCGCCTTTGAGGGCGTGCTGATCCGCTGGCCGCCGCTCATCCAGGCCGCTCCTCAGACCGAGGAGCAGGCGGCGTGA
- a CDS encoding protein of unknown function (Evidence 5 : Unknown function) — translation MSALGIYCADCGTECERLTGREAGAREPDLIDAQVWACPFCPDAWAPSAADGSAVGLPAGEETRNARALLRERQVERLIAVALRHCPNGRPIAEERVAAFLAHELRLPTGEAAIDRLDIVWCRRAWLALKGASYADVVRHAQTYRPRKAALCAC, via the coding sequence ATGAGCGCCCTCGGCATCTACTGCGCCGATTGCGGCACCGAGTGCGAGCGCCTCACCGGCCGCGAGGCCGGCGCCCGCGAACCCGACCTGATCGACGCCCAGGTCTGGGCCTGCCCGTTCTGCCCCGATGCGTGGGCCCCGAGCGCGGCCGATGGTTCGGCGGTCGGGCTCCCGGCCGGCGAGGAGACCCGCAACGCCCGCGCCCTGCTGCGCGAGCGCCAGGTCGAGCGGTTGATCGCCGTGGCCCTGCGCCACTGCCCGAACGGCCGTCCCATCGCCGAGGAGCGCGTCGCTGCCTTCCTCGCGCACGAACTGCGCCTGCCGACCGGCGAGGCGGCGATCGACCGCCTCGACATTGTTTGGTGCCGCCGCGCGTGGCTTGCCCTGAAGGGCGCCTCCTACGCCGACGTCGTGCGGCACGCCCAGACCTATCGCCCGAGGAAAGCTGCCTTATGCGCCTGCTAA
- a CDS encoding conserved protein of unknown function (Evidence 4 : Unknown function but conserved in other organisms) yields the protein MMGDLFNMERTLTPSERRRLRGGTQAKGYAAMPGTGPKGETCGSCDHLVRKRLAKVYRKCGLMRAHWTGGKGTDVLTTAPACRNWQAIEVTPISSTTSARGPCG from the coding sequence GTGATGGGCGACCTCTTTAACATGGAACGCACCCTGACGCCGAGCGAGCGCCGGCGTCTGCGCGGCGGCACCCAGGCGAAGGGCTATGCTGCGATGCCCGGCACTGGTCCGAAGGGCGAGACCTGCGGATCCTGCGACCACCTGGTGCGGAAGCGCCTCGCCAAGGTTTATCGCAAGTGCGGGCTGATGCGCGCGCATTGGACCGGCGGGAAGGGCACCGACGTGCTCACGACCGCGCCGGCTTGCCGGAACTGGCAGGCGATCGAAGTCACTCCAATCTCATCCACCACCAGCGCACGAGGTCCCTGTGGGTAG
- a CDS encoding conserved protein of unknown function (Evidence 4 : Unknown function but conserved in other organisms) — protein sequence MADASHPCPHCDRAFGDPNGLYCHVKTKHGRKKAQAVRPAPTVEPSMADLHVAALEARACGEPVDPDLAEMFDV from the coding sequence GTGGCTGACGCCTCCCACCCGTGCCCGCACTGCGATCGCGCCTTCGGCGATCCGAACGGCCTCTACTGCCACGTGAAGACGAAGCACGGGCGGAAGAAAGCCCAGGCTGTGCGGCCCGCTCCGACGGTCGAGCCGAGCATGGCCGACCTTCACGTCGCCGCCCTTGAGGCCCGCGCCTGCGGCGAACCCGTCGACCCCGATCTCGCCGAGATGTTCGATGTCTGA
- a CDS encoding protein of unknown function (Evidence 5 : Unknown function), which yields MSDRTPEQQALAHLFLALGIRLPIRAGGMHGRGLSEADGTPLFMGAPTGSLSTDRARALAAAAAINTATGTPDHEAAPLPVLRPLTADVIRAASDPFDPEHLIAVARAARIAPRADAAE from the coding sequence ATGTCTGACCGCACCCCCGAGCAGCAGGCGCTCGCCCACCTATTCCTGGCCCTCGGCATCCGCCTCCCGATCCGCGCCGGCGGGATGCACGGCCGCGGTCTCTCCGAGGCCGACGGGACGCCCCTGTTCATGGGCGCGCCGACCGGCAGCCTGTCCACCGACAGGGCCCGCGCGTTGGCCGCCGCTGCCGCGATCAACACGGCCACCGGCACGCCGGACCACGAGGCCGCGCCGCTCCCGGTGCTGCGGCCGCTCACCGCCGACGTGATCCGTGCGGCGTCCGACCCCTTCGACCCCGAACACCTGATCGCCGTGGCGCGCGCCGCCCGGATCGCCCCTCGCGCCGACGCAGCGGAGTGA
- a CDS encoding conserved protein of unknown function (Evidence 4 : Unknown function but conserved in other organisms): MTDLSQTIAPKSDQLNADDLIGGPRTIKVTRVSPMREPDQPIAIFFEGDNGKPYKPGKSMRRVLVRVWGVDGAAYAGRRMTLYRDDSVMFGGVAVGGIRISHMSGISESVTLPLTVTRASRKPFTVKPLPAERAPTGEDTRTKLLRMAREKAALGAADLDDWLGKLKPDHRAVVDEIEAELRDRAAEADDRLPLDDDGFPGFAPADEEVA, translated from the coding sequence GTGACCGACCTGTCGCAGACGATCGCCCCCAAGAGCGACCAGCTCAACGCCGACGACCTGATCGGTGGCCCCCGCACCATCAAGGTCACGCGCGTCTCGCCGATGCGCGAGCCCGACCAGCCGATCGCGATCTTCTTCGAGGGCGACAACGGCAAGCCCTACAAGCCCGGCAAGTCGATGCGGCGCGTGCTCGTGCGCGTGTGGGGCGTTGACGGGGCCGCCTACGCCGGCCGTCGGATGACGCTCTACCGCGACGATTCCGTGATGTTCGGCGGCGTCGCCGTCGGCGGCATCCGCATCAGCCACATGTCGGGCATCAGCGAGAGCGTGACGCTTCCGCTCACGGTGACCCGCGCGAGCCGCAAGCCCTTCACGGTGAAGCCGCTTCCGGCCGAGCGCGCCCCGACCGGCGAGGACACGCGGACCAAGCTCCTCCGCATGGCCCGCGAGAAGGCCGCCCTTGGTGCCGCCGATCTCGATGACTGGCTCGGCAAGCTGAAGCCCGACCACCGCGCCGTCGTGGACGAGATCGAGGCCGAACTGCGCGACCGCGCGGCCGAGGCCGACGACCGCCTGCCGCTGGACGACGACGGCTTTCCCGGATTTGCTCCCGCCGACGAGGAGGTCGCTTGA
- a CDS encoding conserved protein of unknown function (Evidence 4 : Unknown function but conserved in other organisms) produces the protein MGSARASAPAQEPSCLYPDEAELARVVLGPKRAKAWGGLAAVLERSGLPKVDPMMGGRYWPAVREFLDRYHHTGDHASTRHQGRREEGVHASGARVARARS, from the coding sequence GTGGGTAGCGCCCGCGCCTCGGCTCCGGCCCAGGAGCCATCCTGCCTGTATCCCGACGAGGCCGAACTCGCGCGAGTCGTGCTCGGCCCAAAGCGGGCGAAGGCGTGGGGCGGTCTCGCTGCCGTCCTCGAGCGCAGCGGCCTCCCGAAGGTCGATCCGATGATGGGCGGTCGCTACTGGCCCGCCGTCCGAGAATTTCTGGACCGCTATCACCATACCGGCGACCATGCCTCCACCCGGCACCAGGGCCGGAGGGAGGAGGGTGTCCATGCCAGCGGAGCACGAGTTGCACGCGCCCGGTCTTAA
- a CDS encoding protein of unknown function (Evidence 5 : Unknown function) codes for MAASPQPTDPRSAHEAVARIRAIQQRQEEAARRRVEQSGSREAMEAVARAEAEVVSLRTMLQVEREENEALRQRVRALQDAVTSEIAPPPEWGLSPQETTLLLALRRAGHLVLTRRQALVALFPEDADARHPGSAAATLARLRRRLAVAGAAIEIETHERRGYRLSPGSLAIVDAALMRAPVRLGGAA; via the coding sequence ATGGCCGCATCCCCGCAACCCACGGACCCGCGCAGCGCGCACGAGGCTGTCGCGCGCATCCGCGCCATCCAACAGCGGCAAGAGGAGGCCGCTCGACGCCGGGTCGAGCAGTCGGGGTCCCGCGAGGCGATGGAGGCCGTAGCTCGCGCCGAAGCCGAAGTCGTCAGCCTGCGGACGATGCTTCAGGTTGAGCGCGAGGAGAACGAGGCGCTTCGCCAGCGAGTGCGGGCCCTTCAGGACGCTGTCACGTCCGAGATCGCTCCGCCCCCCGAGTGGGGGCTCAGCCCGCAAGAAACCACGCTGCTGCTTGCGCTTCGGCGCGCTGGGCACCTTGTCCTGACGAGGCGTCAGGCATTGGTCGCGCTGTTCCCCGAAGATGCAGACGCGCGGCACCCCGGATCGGCTGCGGCGACGCTGGCCCGGTTGCGTCGTCGCCTCGCCGTCGCGGGCGCCGCCATCGAGATCGAGACACACGAACGACGCGGCTATCGCCTGTCGCCGGGGAGCCTCGCGATCGTCGATGCCGCGCTGATGCGCGCCCCCGTCCGTCTCGGGGGCGCCGCATGA
- a CDS encoding protein of unknown function (Evidence 5 : Unknown function), translating to MIERFGSPSRTRTCDKAINSRLLYQLSYRGSPVRLSGGGGSLAFAGFGRKGPITAFCAF from the coding sequence GTGATTGAAAGATTTGGCTCCCCGAGCAGGACTCGAACCTGCGACAAAGCGATTAACAGTCGCTTGCTCTACCAACTGAGCTATCGGGGATCACCGGTCCGCCTCAGCGGCGGTGGCGGGTCATTAGCCTTCGCCGGTTTCGGACGCAAGGGTCCTATCACCGCTTTTTGCGCCTTCTGA